A single region of the Streptomyces caelestis genome encodes:
- a CDS encoding LLM class F420-dependent oxidoreductase, translated as MPEYGYFLSCEQYGPAELIEQARMAEQAGFQALWISDHYHPWNDEQGQSPFVWSVIGALSEAVSLPIETAVTCPTVRMHPAVVAQAAATSAVMTDNRFRLGVGSGEALNEHILGDHWPPAHVRLDMLEEAIQVMRRLFTGEEVNHHGPHYTVENARLYTVPDEPIPIDISGFGPAATQLASRVGDGYITIQPDETMVEQYRKGGGGGKLVSGGTKVCYDTDKDEAVKTVHRLWANEQLPGELGQVLPSPKHFEQAQQLVTEDMVRENRVCGDDVDEHVAELKQFADAGFDRVYVNQIGPDLRGFFDFYRTKVLPQLQQAV; from the coding sequence ATGCCCGAATACGGCTATTTCCTCTCGTGCGAGCAGTACGGACCCGCCGAGTTGATCGAGCAGGCGCGGATGGCCGAACAGGCCGGATTCCAGGCGCTGTGGATCTCGGACCACTACCACCCGTGGAACGACGAGCAGGGCCAGAGCCCGTTCGTGTGGTCGGTGATCGGCGCGCTGTCGGAGGCGGTGTCCCTGCCGATAGAGACGGCGGTGACCTGCCCGACCGTGCGGATGCACCCGGCGGTGGTGGCGCAGGCCGCGGCGACCAGCGCGGTGATGACGGACAACCGCTTCCGGCTCGGCGTCGGCTCGGGTGAGGCGCTCAACGAGCACATCCTGGGCGACCACTGGCCCCCGGCCCACGTCCGTCTGGACATGCTGGAGGAGGCCATCCAGGTGATGCGCCGGCTGTTCACCGGCGAGGAGGTCAACCACCACGGCCCGCACTACACGGTGGAGAACGCCCGCCTCTACACGGTTCCGGACGAGCCGATCCCGATCGACATCTCCGGCTTCGGCCCGGCGGCCACGCAGCTCGCGTCCCGCGTCGGCGACGGCTACATCACCATCCAGCCGGACGAGACAATGGTGGAGCAGTACCGCAAGGGCGGAGGCGGCGGAAAGCTCGTCAGCGGCGGTACCAAGGTCTGCTACGACACCGACAAGGACGAGGCCGTGAAGACCGTCCACCGGCTCTGGGCGAACGAGCAGCTGCCCGGCGAGCTGGGCCAGGTGCTGCCCTCCCCGAAGCACTTCGAGCAGGCACAGCAGCTGGTCACCGAGGACATGGTGCGGGAGAACCGGGTCTGCGGCGACGACGTGGACGAGCACGTGGCGGAGCTGAAGCAGTTCGCCGACGCGGGCTTCGACCGGGTCTACGTCAACCAGATCGGTCCGGACCTGCGCGGCTTCTTCGACTTCTACCGCACGAAGGTGCTGCCGCAGCTCCAGCAGGCCGTCTGA
- a CDS encoding NAD(P)/FAD-dependent oxidoreductase, whose amino-acid sequence MSRPRIVIVGAGFAGYRTARTLSRITRGRAHITLLNPTDYFLYLPLLPQVAAGVLEPRRVTVSLSDTLPNVRLVLGEADRIDLDGQTLHYTGPEGDGGTLAYDRLVLAAGSVNKLLPIPGVAEYAHGFRGLPEALYLRDHVTRQVELAAAADDPKSCAARCTFVVVGAGYTGTEVAAHGQMFTDAQVRKHPLRQGMRPRWMLLDVAPRVLPEMDEKLSATADRVLRQRGVDVRMGTSVKEATPDGVVLTDGEFVETRTLVWCVGVRPDPLVESLGLPMEKGRLLVDPQLQVPGRPELFACGDVAAVPDLEKPGSYTPMTAQHAWRHGKVAAENVAASLGLGGARKPYRHRDLGFVVDLGGAKAAANPLGVPLSGVPAGAVTRGYHLAAMPGNRVRVAADWLLDAVLPRQAVQLGLVRSWSVPLDTSSPELARVPGGPERRQEASARSGPGAAIASDTHDGGTGAGSLQGRAGEEPAKGHPGSRATQDQPGSGPAQRRSEEELAKGRPRAEPTRTWPSDAPAKGPLGGEPAKGQPSDEPAKNQPGGEPAKNQPGPTPRSPADQPPPGPDAAPGPVKRSDAPDDSAKGDS is encoded by the coding sequence GTGAGTCGACCCCGCATCGTGATCGTCGGTGCCGGCTTCGCCGGGTACCGCACGGCCCGCACCCTGTCCCGGATCACCCGCGGCCGGGCGCACATCACCCTGCTGAACCCGACCGACTACTTCCTGTATCTGCCCCTGCTGCCGCAGGTCGCCGCCGGGGTCCTGGAGCCGCGCCGGGTCACGGTCTCCCTCTCCGACACGCTGCCGAACGTACGGCTGGTGCTGGGCGAGGCCGACCGGATCGACCTCGACGGACAGACCCTGCACTACACCGGCCCGGAGGGCGACGGCGGCACACTCGCCTACGACCGGCTGGTGCTCGCCGCCGGCAGCGTCAACAAGCTGCTGCCGATCCCCGGCGTCGCCGAGTACGCGCACGGCTTCCGGGGGCTGCCGGAGGCGCTGTACCTGCGCGACCACGTGACCCGGCAGGTGGAGCTGGCGGCCGCCGCCGACGATCCCAAGAGCTGCGCCGCCCGGTGCACCTTCGTCGTGGTCGGCGCCGGCTACACCGGCACCGAGGTCGCCGCGCACGGGCAAATGTTCACCGACGCGCAGGTCCGCAAGCACCCGCTGCGGCAGGGCATGCGGCCGCGCTGGATGCTGCTGGACGTGGCGCCGCGGGTGCTGCCCGAGATGGACGAGAAGCTGTCCGCCACCGCCGACCGGGTGCTGCGGCAGCGGGGCGTGGACGTGCGGATGGGCACCTCCGTGAAGGAGGCCACGCCCGACGGGGTGGTACTGACCGACGGCGAGTTCGTCGAGACCCGGACGCTGGTGTGGTGCGTGGGCGTGCGCCCCGACCCGCTGGTCGAGTCCCTCGGGCTGCCGATGGAGAAGGGGCGGCTGCTCGTCGACCCGCAGCTGCAGGTGCCGGGTCGCCCCGAGCTGTTCGCCTGCGGTGACGTGGCCGCGGTGCCGGACCTGGAGAAACCGGGGAGCTACACGCCGATGACCGCGCAGCACGCCTGGCGGCACGGCAAGGTCGCGGCGGAGAACGTCGCCGCCTCGCTCGGCCTCGGCGGGGCGCGCAAGCCCTACCGCCATCGCGACCTGGGCTTCGTCGTCGACCTGGGCGGTGCGAAGGCCGCCGCCAACCCGCTGGGCGTTCCCCTGTCCGGGGTGCCGGCGGGTGCGGTGACGCGGGGCTACCACCTCGCCGCGATGCCCGGCAACCGCGTCCGGGTCGCCGCCGACTGGCTGCTGGACGCGGTACTGCCGCGCCAGGCCGTGCAGTTGGGGCTCGTGCGGTCCTGGTCCGTGCCGCTGGACACGTCCTCGCCGGAGCTGGCCCGGGTGCCGGGCGGGCCGGAGCGGCGGCAGGAGGCGAGCGCCCGGTCGGGGCCGGGGGCGGCGATCGCGTCCGACACGCACGACGGGGGGACCGGCGCCGGATCCTTGCAGGGCCGGGCCGGAGAAGAACCCGCGAAGGGGCACCCCGGATCCAGGGCGACGCAGGACCAGCCCGGATCCGGGCCCGCGCAGCGCCGCTCGGAGGAGGAGCTGGCCAAGGGCCGCCCCCGCGCTGAACCGACCAGGACCTGGCCCTCCGACGCGCCTGCCAAGGGACCGCTCGGGGGCGAGCCCGCGAAGGGGCAGCCGAGTGATGAGCCCGCCAAGAACCAGCCCGGCGGCGAGCCCGCCAAGAACCAGCCCGGGCCCACTCCGCGGTCCCCGGCCGACCAGCCACCCCCGGGTCCCGACGCCGCACCCGGCCCCGTCAAGCGATCCGACGCCCCGGACGACTCCGCGAAAGGAGACTCATGA
- a CDS encoding transketolase has translation MNTGELTDLGQQLRVDSVRAAAAAGSGHPTSSMSAADLMAVLLARHLRYDFDRPAHPGNDRFVLSKGHASPLLYSAYKAAGAIDDEELLTFRKLGSRLEGHPTPQRLPWVETATGSLGQGLPVGVGIALAGKRLDRTGYRTWVLCGDSELAEGSVWEAAEHAGYEHLDNLTVIVDVNRLGQRGPTRHGHDLDAYARRFQAFDWHTIEVDGHDVDAIDRAYGEAASTKGQPTAILARTLKGKGVEAVQDREGLHGKPLPEADEAISELGGRRDIRVRVQEPPAARMLHSVHTGDFELPTWDKGEEVATRNAFGQALAALGTGRGDIVALDGEVGDSTRAEFFAKEHPDRYFECYIAEQQLVASAVGLAARGWVPYAATFAAFLTRAYDFVRMASISGSGINLVGSHAGVAIGQDGPSQMGLEDLAMMRAVHGSTVLSPCDANQTARLVGAMAGLEGVRYLRTSRGESPVIYDPDEEFPVGGSKVLRSSDRDRLTLVAAGVTVHEALAAADALEGEGIQARVIDLYSVKPVDRAALRRAAEETGCLVTVEDHHPEGGIGDAVLEAFADGRPVPRLVRLAVRSMPGSASPDEQLHAAGIDAESIAAAGRLLVEEAVVP, from the coding sequence ATGAACACCGGTGAACTCACCGACCTCGGACAGCAGCTGCGCGTGGACAGTGTCCGCGCTGCCGCCGCCGCGGGCTCCGGGCATCCGACGTCATCCATGTCCGCAGCCGACCTGATGGCCGTCCTGCTCGCGCGCCACCTCCGCTACGACTTCGACCGCCCCGCCCACCCCGGCAACGACCGCTTCGTCCTGTCCAAGGGACACGCCTCCCCGCTGCTGTACTCCGCGTACAAGGCGGCCGGCGCCATCGACGACGAGGAACTGCTCACCTTCCGCAAGCTGGGCAGCCGCCTCGAAGGGCACCCCACACCCCAGCGTCTGCCCTGGGTCGAGACGGCCACCGGCTCGCTCGGGCAGGGCCTGCCGGTCGGCGTCGGCATCGCGCTCGCGGGCAAGCGGCTCGACCGCACCGGCTACCGCACCTGGGTGCTGTGCGGCGACAGCGAACTGGCCGAGGGATCCGTGTGGGAGGCCGCCGAGCACGCCGGGTACGAGCACCTGGACAACCTCACCGTGATCGTCGACGTCAACCGGCTCGGCCAGCGCGGCCCGACCCGGCACGGCCACGACCTGGACGCCTACGCCCGCCGCTTCCAGGCCTTCGACTGGCACACCATCGAGGTCGACGGGCACGACGTGGACGCCATCGACCGCGCCTACGGCGAGGCCGCGTCCACCAAGGGCCAGCCCACCGCGATCCTGGCCCGCACCCTCAAGGGCAAGGGCGTCGAAGCCGTCCAGGACCGCGAAGGCCTGCACGGCAAGCCGCTGCCCGAGGCCGACGAGGCGATCTCCGAACTCGGCGGCCGGCGCGACATCCGCGTCCGGGTGCAGGAGCCGCCCGCCGCCCGCATGCTGCACTCCGTCCACACCGGGGACTTCGAACTGCCGACGTGGGACAAGGGCGAGGAGGTCGCCACCCGCAACGCCTTCGGGCAGGCGCTGGCCGCGCTCGGCACCGGCCGCGGCGACATCGTCGCCCTGGACGGCGAGGTCGGCGACTCCACCCGCGCCGAGTTCTTCGCCAAGGAACACCCCGACCGCTACTTCGAGTGCTACATCGCCGAGCAGCAGCTGGTCGCCTCGGCGGTCGGGCTCGCAGCCCGCGGCTGGGTGCCGTACGCGGCCACCTTCGCGGCCTTCCTGACCCGGGCCTACGACTTCGTCCGGATGGCGTCCATCAGCGGCTCCGGCATCAACCTCGTCGGCTCGCACGCGGGCGTCGCCATCGGCCAGGACGGGCCCAGCCAGATGGGTCTGGAGGACCTGGCGATGATGCGGGCGGTGCACGGCTCGACCGTGCTGTCCCCCTGCGACGCCAACCAGACCGCGCGGCTGGTCGGCGCGATGGCCGGCCTGGAGGGCGTCCGCTACCTGCGCACCTCGCGCGGCGAGAGCCCGGTGATCTACGACCCGGACGAGGAGTTCCCGGTCGGCGGGAGCAAGGTGCTGCGCTCCTCCGACCGCGACCGGCTGACCCTCGTGGCGGCGGGCGTCACCGTGCACGAGGCGCTGGCCGCCGCCGATGCTCTGGAGGGGGAGGGCATCCAGGCGCGCGTGATCGACCTGTACTCGGTGAAGCCCGTCGACCGGGCCGCCCTGCGCCGGGCCGCCGAGGAGACCGGCTGCCTGGTGACCGTGGAGGACCACCACCCGGAGGGCGGCATCGGCGACGCGGTCCTGGAGGCCTTCGCCGACGGACGCCCCGTACCGCGCCTGGTGCGGCTCGCCGTGCGGAGCATGCCGGGCTCGGCCTCCCCGGACGAGCAGCTGCACGCCGCGGGCATCGACGCCGAGTCCATCGCGGCGGCCGGGCGGCTGCTGGTGGAGGAGGCGGTCGTGCCGTGA
- the ligD gene encoding non-homologous end-joining DNA ligase: MSGGDGTRRVRAGRRTVEVHRPDKVLFPGGGDAKEYTKGDLVDYHRAVAPFMLPHLRGRPLMLERRPDGLDGPTFMQKNTPDHYPEWITRVEVAKEGGTVRHVVCDDTATLLYLADQAGITLHRWLSRAGSVDHPDRLVFDLDPAGDDFDAVREAARLLGELLDELELPSALMTTGSRGLHVIVPLNGRHAFDEVRSFARGVADTLGDAHPDRLTTAARKKDRGERLYLDVQRNAYAQTAVAPFTVRPRPGAPVATPITWDQLDDPELHARRWTIADAVEQARANPWSGLLNRGRALGPARRRLNALRG, from the coding sequence GTGAGCGGCGGCGACGGCACGCGCAGGGTGCGGGCGGGCCGCCGTACGGTGGAGGTCCACCGGCCGGACAAGGTGCTCTTCCCCGGCGGCGGCGACGCGAAGGAGTACACCAAGGGCGACCTGGTGGACTACCACCGGGCCGTCGCGCCCTTCATGCTGCCGCACCTGCGCGGCCGTCCCCTGATGCTGGAGCGGCGCCCGGACGGGCTCGACGGGCCCACGTTCATGCAGAAGAACACCCCGGACCACTACCCGGAGTGGATCACCCGCGTCGAGGTGGCCAAGGAGGGCGGCACCGTCCGCCACGTCGTCTGCGACGACACCGCCACCCTCCTCTACCTGGCCGACCAGGCCGGCATCACCCTGCACCGCTGGCTCTCGCGTGCCGGCAGCGTCGACCACCCCGACCGGCTGGTCTTCGACCTCGACCCGGCGGGGGACGACTTCGACGCCGTGCGGGAGGCCGCCCGGCTGCTGGGGGAGCTGCTGGACGAGCTGGAACTGCCCTCGGCGCTGATGACCACCGGATCGCGCGGCCTGCACGTGATCGTGCCGTTGAACGGCCGGCACGCCTTCGACGAGGTGCGCTCCTTCGCCCGGGGCGTCGCCGACACCCTCGGCGACGCCCATCCCGACCGGCTCACCACCGCAGCCCGCAAGAAGGATCGAGGCGAGCGCCTCTACCTCGACGTGCAGCGCAACGCCTACGCGCAGACCGCCGTCGCGCCGTTCACGGTCCGGCCCCGGCCGGGCGCGCCCGTGGCCACCCCCATCACGTGGGACCAGTTGGACGACCCGGAGCTGCACGCCCGCCGCTGGACCATCGCCGACGCCGTGGAGCAGGCCCGCGCCAACCCCTGGTCAGGCCTGCTGAACCGCGGCCGGGCGCTGGGGCCGGCCCGGCGGCGGCTGAACGCCCTGCGCGGCTGA
- a CDS encoding gas vesicle protein GvpO — MSNTKNTQESQSSQKNSQNSHKSTGNSAGDRPSPMEVLRQARGQLAELTGMTAESVSSFEQTEQGWALEVEVLELERVPDTMSLMASYQVELDGQGQLTGYRRVRRYERGRSDSRRSGR, encoded by the coding sequence ATGTCGAACACAAAAAACACGCAAGAGTCACAGAGTTCACAGAAGAACTCCCAGAATTCGCACAAATCAACTGGTAATTCGGCCGGCGACCGGCCGAGCCCCATGGAGGTGCTGCGCCAAGCGCGCGGCCAGCTCGCGGAGCTCACCGGTATGACCGCCGAGTCCGTGTCGTCCTTCGAGCAGACCGAGCAGGGCTGGGCGCTGGAGGTCGAGGTCCTCGAACTCGAGCGCGTGCCCGACACGATGAGCCTGATGGCGAGCTATCAGGTGGAGCTCGACGGCCAGGGACAGCTCACGGGTTATCGGCGCGTCCGCCGCTACGAGCGGGGGCGGTCCGATTCGCGAAGGAGCGGTCGCTAG
- a CDS encoding gas vesicle structural protein GvpA: MTVVPAQQTGGGGGSSGLYDVLELVLDRGLVIDAFVRVSLVGIEILKIDVRVVVASVDTYLRFAEACNRLDLEAGPRKDPGLPDLVGEMTESGARGKSKGALSGAAETISDAFKQARSEGSEQETESRPRARKSTSARRKEEQE; this comes from the coding sequence ATGACAGTCGTACCGGCACAGCAGACCGGAGGCGGAGGCGGCAGCAGCGGTCTCTACGACGTGCTTGAACTTGTTCTGGACAGGGGGCTCGTCATCGACGCATTCGTGCGAGTCTCCCTGGTCGGTATCGAGATCCTCAAGATCGACGTTCGCGTCGTCGTCGCCAGCGTCGACACCTATCTGCGCTTCGCCGAGGCGTGCAACCGGCTCGACCTGGAGGCCGGGCCGCGCAAGGACCCGGGCCTGCCCGACCTGGTCGGGGAGATGACGGAGTCCGGCGCGCGCGGCAAGTCGAAGGGGGCGCTGTCCGGCGCCGCCGAAACCATCTCCGACGCCTTCAAGCAGGCGCGTTCCGAAGGCTCCGAGCAGGAGACCGAGTCCCGTCCGCGAGCCCGTAAGAGCACGTCCGCCCGCCGGAAGGAGGAGCAGGAGTGA
- a CDS encoding GvpL/GvpF family gas vesicle protein: protein MSTYVYGIAASSHPGLPEGMGGVGDPPRPVRILREGDLAAVVSEAPEGLRPKRKDLLAHQNVLSEAGAAGCVLPMRFGSVAPDDNSITAVLAERAEHYKERLRALDGRVEYNVKANHVEEAVLHQVMAENPDIRGLAEANRQAGGGSYDDKIRLGEMVAAAVKGRETEDAAAIQRALEPSAEDVSVGPESTGWLANVSFLVDRESAENFLAAVEEARKELPHLEVRVNGPLPPYSFVEPGQTEPTGTVTGGTDTGAE, encoded by the coding sequence GTGAGCACCTACGTCTACGGCATCGCGGCGAGCTCGCACCCGGGGCTCCCCGAGGGCATGGGCGGTGTCGGCGACCCGCCACGCCCCGTGCGCATCCTGCGCGAGGGCGACCTGGCGGCCGTCGTCAGCGAGGCACCCGAAGGGCTGCGGCCCAAGCGCAAGGACCTGCTCGCCCACCAGAACGTGCTGAGCGAGGCGGGCGCGGCCGGCTGCGTGCTGCCCATGCGGTTCGGCAGCGTCGCCCCGGACGACAACTCGATCACCGCGGTCCTCGCCGAGCGTGCCGAGCACTACAAGGAGCGCCTGCGGGCCCTGGACGGCCGGGTCGAGTACAACGTCAAGGCCAACCACGTCGAAGAGGCCGTACTGCACCAGGTGATGGCCGAGAACCCGGACATCCGCGGTCTCGCGGAGGCCAACCGGCAGGCCGGTGGCGGCAGTTACGACGACAAGATCCGGCTCGGCGAGATGGTCGCGGCCGCGGTCAAGGGCCGGGAGACCGAGGACGCCGCCGCGATCCAGCGCGCCCTGGAACCGTCCGCCGAGGACGTGAGCGTGGGCCCCGAGTCCACCGGCTGGCTGGCCAACGTGTCGTTCCTGGTGGACCGGGAGTCCGCCGAGAACTTCCTGGCGGCCGTGGAAGAGGCCCGTAAGGAACTGCCGCACCTGGAGGTGCGTGTCAACGGACCGCTGCCGCCGTACAGCTTCGTCGAGCCCGGCCAGACCGAGCCGACGGGCACGGTGACGGGCGGCACGGACACCGGAGCGGAGTGA
- a CDS encoding gas vesicle protein GvpG — translation MGLISEVLLLPFAPVRGSAWAIRQVLQEAERIYYDPATIRAELARLEEQLEAGEITEEEFDSLEDDLLDRLEIASRGSAGTGNGTTQ, via the coding sequence GTGGGCCTGATCTCGGAGGTGCTGCTGCTGCCGTTCGCACCGGTGCGCGGCAGCGCCTGGGCCATCAGGCAGGTGCTCCAGGAGGCCGAGCGGATCTACTACGACCCCGCCACCATCCGGGCCGAACTGGCCCGGCTGGAGGAGCAGTTGGAGGCCGGTGAGATCACGGAGGAGGAGTTCGACAGCCTCGAGGACGACCTCCTCGACCGGTTGGAGATCGCTTCGCGCGGGAGCGCGGGAACGGGCAACGGGACAACACAATGA
- a CDS encoding DNA primase produces the protein MNRVGLGLAVGAGYLLGRTKKLKMAVAVGGLVAGKKMNLSPRMVADLVQQQLQNNPQFKEIGDQLRQDLRGVGKAASGAMVERQLDALADRLHGRTAQVRDQLAGVAPGAGDTDAEEPEDADAEESKDSGPEEDEEPEPAKKAPARKAAKKAPAKKAPAKKAPAKKTAARKAAAKKTTAAKKAASAGNRGGSSRARLPKGGGEG, from the coding sequence ATGAACCGAGTGGGACTGGGTCTCGCCGTGGGGGCCGGATACCTCCTGGGACGGACCAAGAAACTCAAGATGGCAGTGGCCGTGGGCGGCCTGGTGGCCGGGAAGAAGATGAACCTGAGCCCGCGCATGGTCGCGGACCTGGTCCAGCAGCAACTGCAGAACAACCCGCAGTTCAAGGAGATCGGGGACCAGCTGCGGCAGGACCTGCGCGGAGTCGGCAAGGCGGCCTCCGGTGCCATGGTCGAGCGGCAGCTCGACGCCTTGGCCGACCGGCTGCACGGCCGTACGGCCCAGGTGCGCGACCAGTTGGCGGGCGTGGCACCCGGCGCGGGCGACACCGACGCCGAGGAGCCCGAGGACGCCGACGCCGAGGAGTCCAAGGACTCCGGGCCGGAGGAGGACGAGGAGCCGGAGCCGGCCAAGAAGGCGCCGGCGAGGAAGGCGGCGAAGAAGGCCCCCGCCAAGAAGGCCCCCGCCAAGAAGGCCCCCGCCAAGAAGACGGCGGCCCGGAAGGCGGCGGCGAAGAAGACGACGGCCGCGAAAAAGGCGGCCTCCGCCGGGAACAGGGGCGGCAGCTCCCGGGCCCGGCTGCCGAAGGGAGGCGGTGAGGGATGA